A region of the Kribbella sp. NBC_01245 genome:
GGATCTCCTTCGGGCCGTTCTCGGTGTCGACCGACACGTGCAGGTCGCGGATCTCGAGCTTCGCCATGGGAATCTTCTTATCTCCGTAGTTCATTCAGGACGCTTGATTCAGGGGGTTCTTGACGTCGACCAGGATGTCGTCGCCCTCGACGCGGACCGGATAGACCGGCACCGGGTCGTACGCCGGCAGGCTGGTCGGTTCGCCGGTGCGCAGGTCGAAGCGCGAGCCATGCAGCCAGCACTCGATCTCGCAGTCGCCGACGTCGCCCTCGGACAGCTGGATCTGCGCGTGCGAGCACTCGTCCCGCACGGCGAAGACCTGGCCCGCACTCTTCACGACCGCGACCTCCACGCCGCCGACCTCTACCGCGACGACACCTTCGTCGGGTACGTCGGCCAGCGCGCAGGCACGCTCAAAACTGTCGCTCATCAGCGCTGGCCGGCTCCAGCCGAGGCCCCGGCGGACAACGTCGCCG
Encoded here:
- a CDS encoding non-heme iron oxygenase ferredoxin subunit, whose product is MSDSFERACALADVPDEGVVAVEVGGVEVAVVKSAGQVFAVRDECSHAQIQLSEGDVGDCEIECWLHGSRFDLRTGEPTSLPAYDPVPVYPVRVEGDDILVDVKNPLNQAS